One segment of Gopherus evgoodei ecotype Sinaloan lineage chromosome 20, rGopEvg1_v1.p, whole genome shotgun sequence DNA contains the following:
- the ZDHHC18 gene encoding palmitoyltransferase ZDHHC18 isoform X8, whose protein sequence is MLARHSGVFALTLGLILATSGLFFAFDCPFLASHLTLAIPIIGGVLFFFVISCLLQTSLRDPGILPRATPSEAADLEKRIDNMGTSTYRPPARTMEVVINKYMVKLKYCYTCKMFRPPRTSHCSVCDNCVERFDHHCPWVGNCVGKRNYRYFYAFILSLSFLTAFIFACVITHLTLRSQGSGFLTTLKATPASVLELVICFFSVWSILGLSGFHTYLVASNLTTNEDIKGSWSNKRGSEFANPYSHKSILTNCCAVLCGPFHPSLIDRRGFIQPDAGTLSSPKGEIPSFGAKTDTSMEDACQDFAISCTA, encoded by the exons ATGCTGGCGCGGCACAGCGGCGTCTTCGCCCTCACGCTGGGGCTCATCCTGGCCACCAGCGGCCTCTTCTTCGCCTTCGA CTGCCCCTTCCTTGCCAGTCACCTGACCCTGGCCATTCCCATCATCGGGGGTGTCCTGTTCTTCTTTGTCATCAGCTGTCTGCTGCAGACGAGCCTCAGAGACCCAGGTATCCTGCCCAGagccacccccagtgaggctgcAGACCTGGAGAAACGGATTG ATAACATGGGCACCTCCACCTACCGCCCGCCTGCCCGGACAATGGAAGTGGTTATAAACAAATACATGGTGAAATTAAAGTACTGCTATACCTGCAAAATGTTCCGACCCCCCAGGACCTCTCACTGCAGCGTCTGTGATAACTGTGTAG AGCGGTTTGATCACCACTGCCCTTGGGTAGGCAACTGCGTGGGGAAGCGCAACTATCGCTACTTCTACGCCTtcatcctctccctctccttcctgacggCCTTCATCTTTGCTTGTGTCATCACCCACCTCACTCTGC gctctcagggaagtggattcCTCACCACTCTGAAGGCAACACCAGCGAG CGTGCTGGAGTTGGTGATATGTTTTTTCTCAGTATGGTCTATTTTGGGCCTCTCAGGTTTTCACACTTACCTAGTCGCCTCCAACCTGACGACGAATGAAGAT ATCAAAGGGTCGTGGTCAAATAAGAGAGGCTCAGAGTTTGCCAATCCCTACAGCCATAAGAGTATCCTCACCAACTGCTGTGCAGTATTGTGTGGGCCATTCCATCCCAG TTTAATAGACAGAAGAGGATTTATCCAGCCTGATGCTGGGACCCTGTCCAGTCCCAAGGGTGAAATCCCTTCCTTTGGCGCCAAGACCGACACCAGCATG GAGGATGCCTGCCAGGACTTTGCCATTTCCTGCACTGCCTGA
- the ZDHHC18 gene encoding palmitoyltransferase ZDHHC18 isoform X7, whose protein sequence is MLARHSGVFALTLGLILATSGLFFAFDCPFLASHLTLAIPIIGGVLFFFVISCLLQTSLRDPGILPRATPSEAADLEKRIDNMGTSTYRPPARTMEVVINKYMVKLKYCYTCKMFRPPRTSHCSVCDNCVERFDHHCPWVGNCVGKRNYRYFYAFILSLSFLTAFIFACVITHLTLRSQGSGFLTTLKATPASVLELVICFFSVWSILGLSGFHTYLVASNLTTNEDIKGSWSNKRGSEFANPYSHKSILTNCCAVLCGPFHPSLIDRRGFIQPDAGTLSSPKGEIPSFGAKTDTSMVRWLLPAVSLACPL, encoded by the exons ATGCTGGCGCGGCACAGCGGCGTCTTCGCCCTCACGCTGGGGCTCATCCTGGCCACCAGCGGCCTCTTCTTCGCCTTCGA CTGCCCCTTCCTTGCCAGTCACCTGACCCTGGCCATTCCCATCATCGGGGGTGTCCTGTTCTTCTTTGTCATCAGCTGTCTGCTGCAGACGAGCCTCAGAGACCCAGGTATCCTGCCCAGagccacccccagtgaggctgcAGACCTGGAGAAACGGATTG ATAACATGGGCACCTCCACCTACCGCCCGCCTGCCCGGACAATGGAAGTGGTTATAAACAAATACATGGTGAAATTAAAGTACTGCTATACCTGCAAAATGTTCCGACCCCCCAGGACCTCTCACTGCAGCGTCTGTGATAACTGTGTAG AGCGGTTTGATCACCACTGCCCTTGGGTAGGCAACTGCGTGGGGAAGCGCAACTATCGCTACTTCTACGCCTtcatcctctccctctccttcctgacggCCTTCATCTTTGCTTGTGTCATCACCCACCTCACTCTGC gctctcagggaagtggattcCTCACCACTCTGAAGGCAACACCAGCGAG CGTGCTGGAGTTGGTGATATGTTTTTTCTCAGTATGGTCTATTTTGGGCCTCTCAGGTTTTCACACTTACCTAGTCGCCTCCAACCTGACGACGAATGAAGAT ATCAAAGGGTCGTGGTCAAATAAGAGAGGCTCAGAGTTTGCCAATCCCTACAGCCATAAGAGTATCCTCACCAACTGCTGTGCAGTATTGTGTGGGCCATTCCATCCCAG TTTAATAGACAGAAGAGGATTTATCCAGCCTGATGCTGGGACCCTGTCCAGTCCCAAGGGTGAAATCCCTTCCTTTGGCGCCAAGACCGACACCAGCATG GTTAGATGGCTTCTTCCAGCTGTGAGTCTTGCCTGCCCACTGTAA
- the ZDHHC18 gene encoding palmitoyltransferase ZDHHC18 isoform X4 codes for MLARHSGVFALTLGLILATSGLFFAFDCPFLASHLTLAIPIIGGVLFFFVISCLLQTSLRDPGILPRATPSEAADLEKRIDNMGTSTYRPPARTMEVVINKYMVKLKYCYTCKMFRPPRTSHCSVCDNCVERFDHHCPWVGNCVGKRNYRYFYAFILSLSFLTAFIFACVITHLTLRSQGSGFLTTLKATPASVLELVICFFSVWSILGLSGFHTYLVASNLTTNEDIKGSWSNKRGSEFANPYSHKSILTNCCAVLCGPFHPRYLKIQCPKDLRRAKRSSLSGWNSTCILQLLFRSRWSIGCWDMCSVEVFTCNRDGFNRQKRIYPA; via the exons ATGCTGGCGCGGCACAGCGGCGTCTTCGCCCTCACGCTGGGGCTCATCCTGGCCACCAGCGGCCTCTTCTTCGCCTTCGA CTGCCCCTTCCTTGCCAGTCACCTGACCCTGGCCATTCCCATCATCGGGGGTGTCCTGTTCTTCTTTGTCATCAGCTGTCTGCTGCAGACGAGCCTCAGAGACCCAGGTATCCTGCCCAGagccacccccagtgaggctgcAGACCTGGAGAAACGGATTG ATAACATGGGCACCTCCACCTACCGCCCGCCTGCCCGGACAATGGAAGTGGTTATAAACAAATACATGGTGAAATTAAAGTACTGCTATACCTGCAAAATGTTCCGACCCCCCAGGACCTCTCACTGCAGCGTCTGTGATAACTGTGTAG AGCGGTTTGATCACCACTGCCCTTGGGTAGGCAACTGCGTGGGGAAGCGCAACTATCGCTACTTCTACGCCTtcatcctctccctctccttcctgacggCCTTCATCTTTGCTTGTGTCATCACCCACCTCACTCTGC gctctcagggaagtggattcCTCACCACTCTGAAGGCAACACCAGCGAG CGTGCTGGAGTTGGTGATATGTTTTTTCTCAGTATGGTCTATTTTGGGCCTCTCAGGTTTTCACACTTACCTAGTCGCCTCCAACCTGACGACGAATGAAGAT ATCAAAGGGTCGTGGTCAAATAAGAGAGGCTCAGAGTTTGCCAATCCCTACAGCCATAAGAGTATCCTCACCAACTGCTGTGCAGTATTGTGTGGGCCATTCCATCCCAG atatttaaaaatccAGTGCCCTAAGGACCTCAGGAGGGCTAAAAG gtcatCTCTAAGTGGCTGGAATTCTACATGCATCTTGCAGCTGCTTTTCAGATCAAGATGGAGCATTGGATGCTGGGATATGTGCTCTGTGGAGGTCTTCACCTGTAACAGAGATGGG TTTAATAGACAGAAGAGGATTTATCCAGCCTGA
- the ZDHHC18 gene encoding palmitoyltransferase ZDHHC18 isoform X6 — protein sequence MLARHSGVFALTLGLILATSGLFFAFDCPFLASHLTLAIPIIGGVLFFFVISCLLQTSLRDPGILPRATPSEAADLEKRIDNMGTSTYRPPARTMEVVINKYMVKLKYCYTCKMFRPPRTSHCSVCDNCVERFDHHCPWVGNCVGKRNYRYFYAFILSLSFLTAFIFACVITHLTLRSQGSGFLTTLKATPASVLELVICFFSVWSILGLSGFHTYLVASNLTTNEDIKGSWSNKRGSEFANPYSHKSILTNCCAVLCGPFHPRSSLSGWNSTCILQLLFRSRWSIGCWDMCSVEVFTCNRDGFNRQKRIYPA from the exons ATGCTGGCGCGGCACAGCGGCGTCTTCGCCCTCACGCTGGGGCTCATCCTGGCCACCAGCGGCCTCTTCTTCGCCTTCGA CTGCCCCTTCCTTGCCAGTCACCTGACCCTGGCCATTCCCATCATCGGGGGTGTCCTGTTCTTCTTTGTCATCAGCTGTCTGCTGCAGACGAGCCTCAGAGACCCAGGTATCCTGCCCAGagccacccccagtgaggctgcAGACCTGGAGAAACGGATTG ATAACATGGGCACCTCCACCTACCGCCCGCCTGCCCGGACAATGGAAGTGGTTATAAACAAATACATGGTGAAATTAAAGTACTGCTATACCTGCAAAATGTTCCGACCCCCCAGGACCTCTCACTGCAGCGTCTGTGATAACTGTGTAG AGCGGTTTGATCACCACTGCCCTTGGGTAGGCAACTGCGTGGGGAAGCGCAACTATCGCTACTTCTACGCCTtcatcctctccctctccttcctgacggCCTTCATCTTTGCTTGTGTCATCACCCACCTCACTCTGC gctctcagggaagtggattcCTCACCACTCTGAAGGCAACACCAGCGAG CGTGCTGGAGTTGGTGATATGTTTTTTCTCAGTATGGTCTATTTTGGGCCTCTCAGGTTTTCACACTTACCTAGTCGCCTCCAACCTGACGACGAATGAAGAT ATCAAAGGGTCGTGGTCAAATAAGAGAGGCTCAGAGTTTGCCAATCCCTACAGCCATAAGAGTATCCTCACCAACTGCTGTGCAGTATTGTGTGGGCCATTCCATCCCAG gtcatCTCTAAGTGGCTGGAATTCTACATGCATCTTGCAGCTGCTTTTCAGATCAAGATGGAGCATTGGATGCTGGGATATGTGCTCTGTGGAGGTCTTCACCTGTAACAGAGATGGG TTTAATAGACAGAAGAGGATTTATCCAGCCTGA
- the SFN gene encoding 14-3-3 protein sigma → MARNHQVQKAKLAEQAERYEDMADFMKAVVEHGDELSNEERNLLSVAYKNVVGCQRSAWRVISSIEHKTEEGDDKAQLVNEYREKVEGELKDVCNIVLGLLDKYLIKKASDAESKVFYLKMKGDYFRYLAEVATGDERKDTIENAQKAYQEAMDISKKEMQPTNPIRLGLALNFSVFHYEIANAPEQAITLAKTTFDEAMGDLHTLSEDSYKDSTLIMQLLRDNLTLWTAECAGEDGGEAGEEPKN, encoded by the coding sequence ATGGCGAGGAACCACCAGGTGCAGAAAGCCAAGCTGGCCGAGCAGGCCGAGCGTTACGAGGACATGGCTGATTTCATGAAGGCAGTGGTGGAGCATGGGGACGAGCTCTCCAATGAGGAGCGCAACCTCCTCTCCGTCGCCTATAAGAACGTGGTGGGATGCCAGAGATCTGCCTGGAGGGTCATCTCCAGCATCGAGCACAAGACTGAAGAGGGTGATGACAAAGCGCAGCTGGTGAATGAATACCGGGAGAAGGTGGAGGGGGAGCTGAAAGATGTCTGCAACATTGTCCTGGGGCTGCTGGACAAGTATCTCATTAAGAAAGCCAGCGATGCAGAGAGCAAAGTCTTCTACCTGAAGATGAAGGGAGACTACTTCCGATACCTGGCCGAGGTAGCCACTGGGGATGAGCGCAAAGACACCATAGAAAATGCTCAGAAAGCTTACCAGGAAGCAATGGACATCAGCAAGAAGGAGATGCAGCCCACGAACCCCATCCGCCTGGGGCTTGCCCTCAATTTCTCCGTCTTCCATTACGAGATCGCCAACGCCCCAGAGCAGGCCATCACGCTGGCCAAAACCACGTTCGATGAAGCTATGGGAGACCTCCACACACTCAGTGAAGACTCGTACAAGGATAGCACCCTCATCATGCAGCTGCTCAGGGACAACCTTACATTATGGACGGCAGAGTGTGCGGGAGAAGACGGTGGAGAAGCCGGGGAAGAGCCTAAGAACTGA
- the ZDHHC18 gene encoding palmitoyltransferase ZDHHC18 isoform X1 codes for MLARHSGVFALTLGLILATSGLFFAFDCPFLASHLTLAIPIIGGVLFFFVISCLLQTSLRDPGILPRATPSEAADLEKRIDNMGTSTYRPPARTMEVVINKYMVKLKYCYTCKMFRPPRTSHCSVCDNCVERFDHHCPWVGNCVGKRNYRYFYAFILSLSFLTAFIFACVITHLTLRSQGSGFLTTLKATPASVLELVICFFSVWSILGLSGFHTYLVASNLTTNEDIKGSWSNKRGSEFANPYSHKSILTNCCAVLCGPFHPSLIDRRGFIQPDAGTLSSPKGEIPSFGAKTDTSMSGQGTKALLRTWIIPETAAVTTACASPRQGYATAPPSLP; via the exons ATGCTGGCGCGGCACAGCGGCGTCTTCGCCCTCACGCTGGGGCTCATCCTGGCCACCAGCGGCCTCTTCTTCGCCTTCGA CTGCCCCTTCCTTGCCAGTCACCTGACCCTGGCCATTCCCATCATCGGGGGTGTCCTGTTCTTCTTTGTCATCAGCTGTCTGCTGCAGACGAGCCTCAGAGACCCAGGTATCCTGCCCAGagccacccccagtgaggctgcAGACCTGGAGAAACGGATTG ATAACATGGGCACCTCCACCTACCGCCCGCCTGCCCGGACAATGGAAGTGGTTATAAACAAATACATGGTGAAATTAAAGTACTGCTATACCTGCAAAATGTTCCGACCCCCCAGGACCTCTCACTGCAGCGTCTGTGATAACTGTGTAG AGCGGTTTGATCACCACTGCCCTTGGGTAGGCAACTGCGTGGGGAAGCGCAACTATCGCTACTTCTACGCCTtcatcctctccctctccttcctgacggCCTTCATCTTTGCTTGTGTCATCACCCACCTCACTCTGC gctctcagggaagtggattcCTCACCACTCTGAAGGCAACACCAGCGAG CGTGCTGGAGTTGGTGATATGTTTTTTCTCAGTATGGTCTATTTTGGGCCTCTCAGGTTTTCACACTTACCTAGTCGCCTCCAACCTGACGACGAATGAAGAT ATCAAAGGGTCGTGGTCAAATAAGAGAGGCTCAGAGTTTGCCAATCCCTACAGCCATAAGAGTATCCTCACCAACTGCTGTGCAGTATTGTGTGGGCCATTCCATCCCAG TTTAATAGACAGAAGAGGATTTATCCAGCCTGATGCTGGGACCCTGTCCAGTCCCAAGGGTGAAATCCCTTCCTTTGGCGCCAAGACCGACACCAGCATG TCTGGTCAGGGGACTAAAGCGCTCTTGAGGACATGGATAATACCTGAAACAGCAGCCGTTACCACCGCCTGTGCCTCCCCACGCCAGGGCTACGCTACTGCACCTCCGTCCCTCCCGTGA
- the ZDHHC18 gene encoding palmitoyltransferase ZDHHC18 isoform X5 → MLARHSGVFALTLGLILATSGLFFAFDCPFLASHLTLAIPIIGGVLFFFVISCLLQTSLRDPGILPRATPSEAADLEKRIDNMGTSTYRPPARTMEVVINKYMVKLKYCYTCKMFRPPRTSHCSVCDNCVERFDHHCPWVGNCVGKRNYRYFYAFILSLSFLTAFIFACVITHLTLRSQGSGFLTTLKATPASVLELVICFFSVWSILGLSGFHTYLVASNLTTNEDIKGSWSNKRGSEFANPYSHKSILTNCCAVLCGPFHPSLIDRRGFIQPDAGTLSSPKGEIPSFGAKTDTSMLKSAAQTERRVTTWVCPV, encoded by the exons ATGCTGGCGCGGCACAGCGGCGTCTTCGCCCTCACGCTGGGGCTCATCCTGGCCACCAGCGGCCTCTTCTTCGCCTTCGA CTGCCCCTTCCTTGCCAGTCACCTGACCCTGGCCATTCCCATCATCGGGGGTGTCCTGTTCTTCTTTGTCATCAGCTGTCTGCTGCAGACGAGCCTCAGAGACCCAGGTATCCTGCCCAGagccacccccagtgaggctgcAGACCTGGAGAAACGGATTG ATAACATGGGCACCTCCACCTACCGCCCGCCTGCCCGGACAATGGAAGTGGTTATAAACAAATACATGGTGAAATTAAAGTACTGCTATACCTGCAAAATGTTCCGACCCCCCAGGACCTCTCACTGCAGCGTCTGTGATAACTGTGTAG AGCGGTTTGATCACCACTGCCCTTGGGTAGGCAACTGCGTGGGGAAGCGCAACTATCGCTACTTCTACGCCTtcatcctctccctctccttcctgacggCCTTCATCTTTGCTTGTGTCATCACCCACCTCACTCTGC gctctcagggaagtggattcCTCACCACTCTGAAGGCAACACCAGCGAG CGTGCTGGAGTTGGTGATATGTTTTTTCTCAGTATGGTCTATTTTGGGCCTCTCAGGTTTTCACACTTACCTAGTCGCCTCCAACCTGACGACGAATGAAGAT ATCAAAGGGTCGTGGTCAAATAAGAGAGGCTCAGAGTTTGCCAATCCCTACAGCCATAAGAGTATCCTCACCAACTGCTGTGCAGTATTGTGTGGGCCATTCCATCCCAG TTTAATAGACAGAAGAGGATTTATCCAGCCTGATGCTGGGACCCTGTCCAGTCCCAAGGGTGAAATCCCTTCCTTTGGCGCCAAGACCGACACCAGCATG CTGAAATCAGCGGCTCAGACCGAAAGGAGAGTGACCACATGGGTCTGTCCGGTGTAA
- the ZDHHC18 gene encoding palmitoyltransferase ZDHHC18 isoform X3, producing MLARHSGVFALTLGLILATSGLFFAFDCPFLASHLTLAIPIIGGVLFFFVISCLLQTSLRDPGILPRATPSEAADLEKRIDNMGTSTYRPPARTMEVVINKYMVKLKYCYTCKMFRPPRTSHCSVCDNCVERFDHHCPWVGNCVGKRNYRYFYAFILSLSFLTAFIFACVITHLTLRSQGSGFLTTLKATPASVLELVICFFSVWSILGLSGFHTYLVASNLTTNEDIKGSWSNKRGSEFANPYSHKSILTNCCAVLCGPFHPSLIDRRGFIQPDAGTLSSPKGEIPSFGAKTDTSMMWAISGFHMGAAAKLPAQNVPISQPYERAVGS from the exons ATGCTGGCGCGGCACAGCGGCGTCTTCGCCCTCACGCTGGGGCTCATCCTGGCCACCAGCGGCCTCTTCTTCGCCTTCGA CTGCCCCTTCCTTGCCAGTCACCTGACCCTGGCCATTCCCATCATCGGGGGTGTCCTGTTCTTCTTTGTCATCAGCTGTCTGCTGCAGACGAGCCTCAGAGACCCAGGTATCCTGCCCAGagccacccccagtgaggctgcAGACCTGGAGAAACGGATTG ATAACATGGGCACCTCCACCTACCGCCCGCCTGCCCGGACAATGGAAGTGGTTATAAACAAATACATGGTGAAATTAAAGTACTGCTATACCTGCAAAATGTTCCGACCCCCCAGGACCTCTCACTGCAGCGTCTGTGATAACTGTGTAG AGCGGTTTGATCACCACTGCCCTTGGGTAGGCAACTGCGTGGGGAAGCGCAACTATCGCTACTTCTACGCCTtcatcctctccctctccttcctgacggCCTTCATCTTTGCTTGTGTCATCACCCACCTCACTCTGC gctctcagggaagtggattcCTCACCACTCTGAAGGCAACACCAGCGAG CGTGCTGGAGTTGGTGATATGTTTTTTCTCAGTATGGTCTATTTTGGGCCTCTCAGGTTTTCACACTTACCTAGTCGCCTCCAACCTGACGACGAATGAAGAT ATCAAAGGGTCGTGGTCAAATAAGAGAGGCTCAGAGTTTGCCAATCCCTACAGCCATAAGAGTATCCTCACCAACTGCTGTGCAGTATTGTGTGGGCCATTCCATCCCAG TTTAATAGACAGAAGAGGATTTATCCAGCCTGATGCTGGGACCCTGTCCAGTCCCAAGGGTGAAATCCCTTCCTTTGGCGCCAAGACCGACACCAGCATG ATGTGGGCGATTTCAGGATTTCACATGGGAGCAGCTGctaaactgccagcacaaaatgTACCCATTTCTCAGCCGTATGAACGTGCCGTGGGCTCATG